A window of Blastomonas sp. SL216 contains these coding sequences:
- a CDS encoding glutathione binding-like protein has product MIEVYAFATPNSIKVPIALEEAGLEYTLHSVNVRAGDQKLPGFLALNPNAKVPVLVDPHGPDGDTLLLTESAAILVYIAEKSGQMLPAIGTERARVFEQLFFHASALSPSFGQAGYFQRFAPEPMPHAIGRFLGEANRLVDLLEAKLERHRFVAGEEITIADIAHYGWLWRREFIGIDFENRPNLARWFEALAARPSFQRAEHRLSALAPT; this is encoded by the coding sequence ATGATCGAAGTGTACGCCTTCGCCACGCCCAACAGTATCAAGGTACCAATTGCGCTTGAAGAAGCTGGCCTCGAATACACCCTTCACAGCGTAAACGTTCGCGCCGGGGATCAAAAGCTGCCAGGTTTTCTGGCCCTCAATCCCAATGCCAAGGTGCCTGTTCTGGTCGACCCACATGGTCCAGACGGCGACACGCTGTTGCTGACGGAGTCCGCCGCCATCCTGGTATATATCGCAGAAAAGTCGGGCCAGATGTTGCCCGCCATCGGTACCGAACGCGCTCGCGTGTTCGAGCAGTTGTTTTTTCACGCTTCGGCACTCAGTCCATCTTTCGGGCAGGCAGGCTATTTCCAGAGATTCGCACCCGAACCGATGCCACATGCCATCGGCAGATTTCTGGGTGAGGCGAACCGGCTCGTGGACCTACTTGAAGCCAAGCTCGAAAGGCACAGGTTTGTCGCCGGCGAGGAGATAACAATTGCCGACATCGCTCATTATGGCTGGCTTTGGCGACGTGAATTCATCGGCATCGATTTTGAGAATCGTCCCAATCTTGCGCGTTGGTTCGAGGCGCTGGCCGCCCGGCCTTCATTTCAGCGTGCCGAGCATCGGCTCAGCGCTCTGGCCCCCACATGA
- a CDS encoding TetR/AcrR family transcriptional regulator, producing the protein MASKKIQRERVIEALADHVLRNGLAGTSLKQLAVAAGTSDRMLLYYFADKIDIMTAVLGRVAEQFTGALNLAMPADRLPAEQLLMQTSTLIRSPAMRPIMRLWLEMVAAAARQEPPFQAISTSVLRQLMEWMEARLEGEPGSDRRRHAALLLALVDGIALFDMTGGTDEADAAQAALRHLRFT; encoded by the coding sequence ATGGCCAGCAAGAAAATTCAGCGCGAACGAGTGATAGAGGCCCTCGCCGATCACGTGCTGCGCAATGGCCTGGCTGGCACAAGCCTAAAGCAGCTGGCAGTGGCGGCAGGCACCAGTGATCGCATGCTGCTCTATTATTTTGCCGACAAGATCGACATCATGACGGCGGTGCTGGGCCGTGTCGCAGAGCAATTTACCGGTGCGCTCAATCTGGCGATGCCCGCCGATCGCCTGCCTGCAGAGCAACTGCTGATGCAGACCAGCACACTGATCCGCTCGCCGGCGATGCGGCCGATCATGCGGTTGTGGCTGGAGATGGTCGCCGCGGCCGCGCGGCAGGAGCCCCCCTTCCAGGCCATTTCGACGTCCGTCTTGCGGCAGTTGATGGAATGGATGGAGGCGCGGCTTGAGGGCGAACCGGGGAGCGACCGCCGGCGCCACGCGGCCCTGTTGCTGGCACTTGTCGACGGGATCGCCCTGTTCGACATGACGGGCGGCACCGACGAGGCCGACGCGGCGCAGGCGGCCTTGCGCCATCTGCGTTTCACCTGA